Genomic segment of candidate division KSB1 bacterium:
ACGTAGATGACGAACTGAAGAAAAAAGACACGTTTACGCCTTATACAGAGGAACTGCAAGTTGGACAGCATAAAATAAGAGCGGTACACCCGACTCTTGGTACCTTTGAAAAGTATGTTGAAGTGCAAGCCAACGAGCAGGTCGAAATTTCATTCGATTTTAATCAAAAGGTGACAGTCACGATTCTTTCTCAGGATGAAACGGGAAAAGCGGTCTGGGCCGGGATTTACATTGACAACAAGGATACTCGCGAAGTCACTCCAAAGGAGGTGCAGCTGTCACCGGGACAATACAAAATTTTAGTACGGCGGAAGGGGTATAGCGCTGAAGGCGGAGAAAAGGTGATCAATGTTAAGCATGGCATGGAACTGGTCAAGTTCATCTTAAGGAGACTCAATAATTAAACGATCTCGATAGCCGTACCGATTCTATAGCTCGCAGCGATGGAATCGGTTATCGACTAAGGCTCAACAGGGATTTTCAATCCAAGACGTCTGTTGTACATAATCAATCCTAAATTGAGCGATTCGCTATTTGCTGTTGGCTGTTAGCTAATAAAACTCAATTAGTTAAAATGGTTTTTGTAATTCACCCAACAGGTGAAATGATAGTCTCAACGTAAGTACCCAAAAATTAAATGCCAAAAGCTAAAAGCCAATCGCTGATTTTGGGTTATTGTTAACCAATTTCTATTTTTTCAGGTTTTTGAGCCTCATGAGGATGCTCATTTCCTGCGTATATTTTTAACTTCTTATAGATTTTCTTACCCAACTTGTTATGAGGCAGCATTCCCCAGATAGCCTTTTCTAAAATTTTTGCGGGATTGCTTTTAATTAAGTCTGAGTAACTATCCGAGCGTAAGCCGCCGGGATAACCGGTATGGCGGTAGTATTTCTTAGTCTTGGCTTTCTTGCCTGTAACGCGAATTTTGCCGGCGTTGATGATAATAACGTGGTCTCCAACATCCATATGTGGCGTAAAAATGGGTTTGTTTTTACCTCTTAAGATCGAAGCCACTTCGCTGGCTAACCTGCCAAGAATCTGTCCATCCGCATCGACTACGAGCCATTTCTGATTAATTTCATTCAGTTTAGGAATGTATGTTTCCAAAGTTCTTTCTCCCGATTAAATTTTCACAAAAGTCGATAAAAATACTACTATTACCCTTAATAGTCAAGACTTTTCTTCGTCGAGTTTTTTGAACTTTTCGTCAAAAAACATAACTTGGGACACTTATGAAAAACAAATCCTGCTATCCTTAGGCTTGCCACCACATATTCTTGTTGTAGAGGCCAAAAACCTTTCCTTTTAACTTCCAACCCGCAAATGGCGTATTTTGAGATTTTGATTTGAATTGGGTTTTATCAACGGTCCACTCGTGCTCAGGGTCAAAGATGGTCAAGGAGGCCGGGGCGCCGATTTTTAGCTCACCTCGTTCAAGGTTGAGAATCTCTGCAGGTCTTTTTGTCATTTTGCAGATAGCTTGCGAAAGGGTCAGCAGGCCGGGCCCCACCAAGTTTGATAAAACCAATCCTAAAGCCGTTTCCAAACCGACAATTCCCATGGGCGCTTTGATAAATTCAACTTCTTTCTCTTCTTTGGCATGAGGCGCGTGGTCGGTTGCAATCACATCGATGGTGCCGTCCTGCAACCCTTTCAGCATCGCGTCGACATCTTGCTGAGTTCGCAAGGGCGGGCTCATTTTGGCGTTTGTGTCCTGTTTCGACACAGCTTCTTCAGTAAGAATAAAATGGTGCGGCATGACTTCGCAAGTTACCTGAACCCCCTGTTTTTTTGCCTGCCTGACCAAATCAACCGCTTTGGCCGTCGAAATATGTGCAATGTGAATTTTAGCTCCGGTACATTCGGCCACTTGAATGTCTCTGGCAACCATAACTTCTTCCGCAATCCCCGGAATCCCCGGCAATCCTAAACGCATCGATACAACCCCCTCGTTCATGGCCCAATTTCCGGAAAAACTTTTATCTTCGCAATGCTCTATAATCGGCACGTCGAGTTTTTTTGCATTTTGCATGGCGCTCCGTAAAATCCCGGCTGTTGCCACCGGATCGCCATCGTCTGAAAATGCCACGGCGCCTGCTTGCACCAAAGCTTCCATTTCCGTTAGCACGGCGCCGGCTCTATCTTTTGTTACCGCAGCAATTGGAAAGACATCCACCAATAAATCTTTAGATTGATTTTTCAAGAACTCTATGATTTTCGGATTGTCAGCGGCAGGGGTTGTGTTCGGCATCGGGCAAACACCGGTAAATCCACCGGCCATGGCCGAGTCGCATCCCGTTTCAATCGTTTCTTTATGCTCACCACCGGGTTCGCGCAAATGCACGTGCATATCAATCAGACCCGGACAAAGCGCCAATCCATGCAAATCAACCACTTTACCACTAAAACCAGCGCTGCTTATTTTACCGATTTCTTTAAGTTTCCCATCTTCAATCACAACATCCTGCTTTTGCTCGCTCAGCTTTTCAGCCTCTATGACGCGGGCGTTGGTAAATAAAATTTTATCGATGCGTTTTATAGAATCGGTTGAACCCATATTTGTTATGCGGTATTGTCAAAAGTTTTTAGTTTTATCAGCGCTAAGCAAGCACTAAGTCTTATATACTACCTACTTTTATTTGCTTTTATTGTGGCCTGCCCTCTAACGAAACGCACCACCCTGTCTTTCTGAGCACATAATGCACTCATTCGCGCATCTCTAAATCACCCGATGTGCGAAGAATCTGATATCCGCACACCTTAGATTCTTCGCGCCACATGCTTAGGTATTCAAGGCAGGCATCCGTGACTTCGCGCTCAGAAAGACGCGGATGAAACTTCGAGCCAACTGGTAAGCTAACAAACTCCTGTAAATTGTCATTTTCGGAATTTTGAAATAAGCGAGGGCAGGGATTTGTATTAAGCTGACTTTATTTTCAGATCGCATTCTAAGATGTGGGCAATTAAGGCAACCCGGGCCCACATGCCATTTTCAACTTGCTCCCAGTAGCGGCTGCGTGGGTCGGCGTCAAAACTTACCGGAATTTCTTCCCTTCTGGGCAAAGGATGCATGACGATACAATTTGGTTTTAAAGAAGCGATGACGTCTTGGGTCAACGTGTAAGCACTATAATCGATGTTGCCTGCTGAGAATTCGTTGTCATATTCATCCTGGATTCTGGTCATATAAACCGCGTCCGCTTCTTTAGAAAAACCGAGCATCGAATCGCTTTCCCTAAACTTAATTCCGTGTTTAGTCATATATTTCTTCATGTCATCTTTTAACTTGAGGGAATCCGGAGAGACCAAATCAACTTTAACATCATTGTATTTACAGAGAAGATAAATCAGTGATCTCGCAGCCCGGCCTCTGGCGAGGTCGCCGACGAACATAATGCGTTTTCCATCTACCCCGCCCCTTTTGAGAAATTCACGATGCAAAGTGTAGACGTCAAGTAGAGCCTGGGTTGGATGCTGATCCATTCCTGAGCCGCCATTGATGATATGTTTGGAGACATCGGATTCGAGAAATTGCATGGCACATTGTTCAGCAAATCCCGGCTCCGGATAGCGAATAATAATCAAATCGTGGTACATGGCAAACGTGTGAACGCTATCAAGAGGCGTTTCTCCTTTCAACTCCGAAGAGGTACGGGTAGAGGTAACTTGCGCGGTTGAAATTCCCAGAATGGATGCCGCCGATTCGAAGGAAAGGAAAGTCCGAGTTGAAGGCTGCACAAAATAGAGCAGAGCGCGCATATTCGGCAGACAATTTTTGAGAAAGGAAGCCCCGATTGCACTGGTATATAGCTGCCGCGCCTTATTCGCGATCTTAAAAAAATCGTGCATCAATTCGTGTGTGAATTGCTGGGTATGGATAAGGTGCAGTAATCTGCCGGTATTTGTTACAAACTCTGGTTTGTCTTTTTTTGTCATTATTTGCTTTCTTAAGGTCTCGAGTTGCCTGGGTTTAATCTTAGTCAAATTTTATTTAAGAAAATTCCATAAAAAAAGCAAATGTTTTGTTACCTGCTAATTGAGGCAATAAAAAAACCCCGAAGTCTACTGATTCGGGGTCAAAAAGTTTCTTAAAATTTTCAAACAATTATCAATTCAAAATAAAATCCTCGGGATTCTGGGCGCGGCCTTTGTGCCAGACTTCGTAGTGCAAATGGGGCCCTGTGGCACGGCCTGTATCACCGGAGAGGCCGATCTCCTGCCATCGTTCAACTTGCTGACCTTGTTTGACATATATTTTGGAGAGATGGCCATACAAAGTTTTATAGCCAAATCCGTGGTCGATAATGACGACTCTGCCGTACCCTTTATTCAAGCGGTAGCGGACCCTGATAAATTCAACCTTGCCGGAGGCCGCGGCGTAAATTTTCGTGCCGTAACGGGCGGAAAGGTCGATGCCTTGATGATGT
This window contains:
- a CDS encoding PEGA domain-containing protein: MASTSEPSGAAIELDGKVVGNTPFKIEQIKPGQHQIVLSKPGYSDKTTSVDIEAGQTKPLKVQLTAFLGKIGVLVRPYGSIYVDDELKKKDTFTPYTEELQVGQHKIRAVHPTLGTFEKYVEVQANEQVEISFDFNQKVTVTILSQDETGKAVWAGIYIDNKDTREVTPKEVQLSPGQYKILVRRKGYSAEGGEKVINVKHGMELVKFILRRLNN
- the rplM gene encoding 50S ribosomal protein L13; this encodes METYIPKLNEINQKWLVVDADGQILGRLASEVASILRGKNKPIFTPHMDVGDHVIIINAGKIRVTGKKAKTKKYYRHTGYPGGLRSDSYSDLIKSNPAKILEKAIWGMLPHNKLGKKIYKKLKIYAGNEHPHEAQKPEKIEIG
- a CDS encoding dihydroorotase, encoding MGSTDSIKRIDKILFTNARVIEAEKLSEQKQDVVIEDGKLKEIGKISSAGFSGKVVDLHGLALCPGLIDMHVHLREPGGEHKETIETGCDSAMAGGFTGVCPMPNTTPAADNPKIIEFLKNQSKDLLVDVFPIAAVTKDRAGAVLTEMEALVQAGAVAFSDDGDPVATAGILRSAMQNAKKLDVPIIEHCEDKSFSGNWAMNEGVVSMRLGLPGIPGIAEEVMVARDIQVAECTGAKIHIAHISTAKAVDLVRQAKKQGVQVTCEVMPHHFILTEEAVSKQDTNAKMSPPLRTQQDVDAMLKGLQDGTIDVIATDHAPHAKEEKEVEFIKAPMGIVGLETALGLVLSNLVGPGLLTLSQAICKMTKRPAEILNLERGELKIGAPASLTIFDPEHEWTVDKTQFKSKSQNTPFAGWKLKGKVFGLYNKNMWWQA
- a CDS encoding aspartate carbamoyltransferase, which produces MTKKDKPEFVTNTGRLLHLIHTQQFTHELMHDFFKIANKARQLYTSAIGASFLKNCLPNMRALLYFVQPSTRTFLSFESAASILGISTAQVTSTRTSSELKGETPLDSVHTFAMYHDLIIIRYPEPGFAEQCAMQFLESDVSKHIINGGSGMDQHPTQALLDVYTLHREFLKRGGVDGKRIMFVGDLARGRAARSLIYLLCKYNDVKVDLVSPDSLKLKDDMKKYMTKHGIKFRESDSMLGFSKEADAVYMTRIQDEYDNEFSAGNIDYSAYTLTQDVIASLKPNCIVMHPLPRREEIPVSFDADPRSRYWEQVENGMWARVALIAHILECDLKIKSA